The Raphanus sativus cultivar WK10039 chromosome 2, ASM80110v3, whole genome shotgun sequence genome includes a region encoding these proteins:
- the LOC108842376 gene encoding pentatricopeptide repeat-containing protein At4g26680, mitochondrial has product MIRTSTGVHRRRLCFRFSTFASHGERDPSSANPTLVSRNKNNTIPIPHRSNPEPKGQDLDFVNVAHSHLIQSDWDKLEKLSHRLDSFRVKNILLKIQKDHVLSLEFFNWVKHKSPGSHSLDTNAVLLHALTKNRKFKSAESILREILLTNGGDVDFPAKLFDALLYSYRECDSTSRVFDSLFKAFAHLKKFRNATDAFTQMKEYGFFPNVESCNAYMSSLLGHGRVDIALRFYREMRRCKISPNTYTLNMVISCYCRSGKLDKGVELLQDMERLGFRATNVSYNTLIAGHCEKGLLSSAWKLKNVMGKNGLQPDVVTFNTLIHGFCRDVKLKEASKLFGEMKAVNVAPNTVTYNTLINGYSQQGDHEMAYRFYEDMVFKGIERDILTYNALILGLCKQAKTKKAAHFVKELDKESLVPNSSTFSALIMGQCVRRNADRGFELYRSMIRSGCHPNEETFNVLISAFCKNEDFDGAAQMLKEMVRRSVPLDSRTVHQVCNGLEHQGKDQLAKDLLQELEAKKVSSRT; this is encoded by the coding sequence ATGATCCGCACAAGCACTGGTGTTCATCGCCGCCGTCTGTGTTTCCGATTCTCAACTTTCGCTAGCCACGGTGAGCGAGATCCATCATCTGCAAACCCTACTCTCGTCTCTAGAAACAAGAACAACACAATCCCGATCCCCCACAGGAGCAACCCCGAACCCAAAGGCCAAGATCTCGACTTCGTCAACGTAGCTCATAGCCACCTGATTCAATCCGATTGGGACAAGCTCGAGAAGCTCTCCCACCGCTTGGACTCGTTCAGAGTCAAGAACATACTCCTCAAGATCCAGAAAGATCACGTTCTCTCCCTCGAGTTCTTCAACTGGGTGAAACACAAGAGCCCGGGCTCACACTCTCTCGACACCAACGCCGTCCTCCTCCACGCTCTCACCAAGAACCGCAAGTTCAAATCCGCAGAGTCCATCTTGAGAGAGATACTCTTAACCAACGGTGGTGACGTGGATTTTCCCGCGAAGCTGTTCGATGCGTTGTTGTACTCTTACAGGGAATGCGACTCTACGTCTCGAGTGTTTGACTCCCTCTTCAAAGCCTTTGCGCATTTGAAGAAGTTCAGAAACGCTACGGACGCGTTTACGCAGATGAAGGAGTACGGTTTCTTTCCGAATGTCGAGTCTTGCAACGCGTACATGAGCTCCCTGCTTGGTCATGGGAGGGTTGATATCGCTCTGAGGTTTTACCGAGAGATGAGGCGGTGTAAGATATCACCCAACACGTACACTCTCAACATGGTTATCTCGTGTTACTGTCGGTCCGGGAAACTCGACAAGGGTGTTGAGTTGCTACAAGACATGGAGAGGTTGGGTTTCCGGGCGACGAACGTGTCGTATAATACGTTGATAGCTGGTCACTGCGAGAAGGGTCTTTTGAGTTCGGCTTGGAAGCTTAAGAACGTGATGGGGAAGAACGGGTTGCAGCCTGACGTGGTTACTTTCAACACTCTTATTCATGGGTTCTGCAGAGATGTGAAGTTGAAAGAAGCTAGTAAGCTTTTCGGCGAGATGAAAGCGGTGAACGTGGCGCCCAACACTGTCACTTATAACACTTTGATTAATGGGTACAGTCAACAGGGTGATCACGAGATGGCTTATCGTTTCTATGAAGATATGGTCTTCAAAGGGATCGAGCGTGATATTTTGACGTACAATGCGTTGATCTTGGGACTGTGCAAGCAAGCTAAGACGAAGAAAGCTGCACACTTTGTCAAGGAACTGGACAAAGAGAGTTTGGTGCCAAACTCGTCGACCTTCTCTGCGTTAATAATGGGACAATGCGTGAGGAGAAACGCGGACCGTGGATTTGAACTGTACAGAAGCATGATTAGGAGCGGTTGCCATCCGAATGAAGAAACATTCAATGTTTTGATCTCTGCCTTTTGTAAGAATGAGGATTTTGATGGAGCTGCTCAGATGTTGAAGGAAATGGTCAGAAGATCAGTTCCTCTTGATTCAAGGACTGTTCATCAGGTCTGCAATGGACTAGAGCATCAAGGGAAAGACCAACTTGCGAAAGACTTGTTACAGGAgttggaagccaaaaaagtttcttCAAGAACCTAG